The DNA region GATCAAATCCTAAAAATGTGTAGCGTCCCCACTTTTCCTTTTCCGCTACTGATTCGAGCATGTAGCAGTGAGTGGAAATACTCTTGAGCTTTTTTATCGCCTCGATAGGCGTGCAAATGTCTGAAAGGATCTCAAGGCTTACCGGAACAATGTCGTACTCTCCGCTCTGAGCATAGCCTTTCACAGTTTCAAAATCAGGTAAAAAATTCATTGAAAAGCACCTCCGAAAATCTTTTGTCTGCAAAAACAAAAACGTCCTTGACAGACTCGTTAAAAATCTGTCAAGGACGAATAAATTATCCGCGGTACCACCTTGATTCACAGCCTTATGCTGCGCACTTAACAGGATACTATCATATCCCTGATGCTTAACGCACATCGTAACGTCGCCGAATACTCTGGATCAGATGATCCATTTGACTGCGCCCTCAGCGGTCCATTTGCTAACCTGTTTTTCATCCGGCTCTCAGCTTACCCGGACTCTCTGTAGAAGCATAACTAGCTTTATCTCCGCGTCAACGGTTTTCAATGTGTTCATTATATCACCAAAGTCACAGCTTGTCAATAGGTTTTATGCAAAAAATTCCCGTCAGTCTCAGGAAGACCGACGGGATTTTTTACTGTGGATTCCGGTAAAAAACACCGGAATTCTTTTCACTGAACCGGAAAACCCTGATCAGTGATCACTTATTCTTTCTCTTTAAAGCAAAGGCCATTGAAAGTGCAGAGCCTGCCATGAATATCATAGCGATTGCTGTGCTTCTGCCGTCGCCTGTGCTTGGTGTTGAAGAAACGCTCTTTGCAGTAAGCTTTGTTACTGATGTTGTTTCAGCAGGTGTTGTTTCAGGAAGAGTTGTTGTCTCTTCTGTTGTTTCCTCTGTTGTCGCTTCAGTAGTAGCTTCTGTTGTGGCTTCAGTGGTTTCCTCTGTTGTTTCTTCTGTAGTTTCTTCAGTAGTAGCCTCTGTTGTGGCTTCAGTAGTTTCCTCTGTTGTTGTAACTGTTGTTTCAGTCAGAGTAACATCTGTTACAGGAATACCTGTATTAGCCGGACCCATTGTGAAGATAAGATCAGGGGCTGTTACTGCCGGAGTTGTTGCTTCAGTTGTAGTTACTGTTGTTGTGGCAGCTGTAGTAGTCGCCTCAGTAGTAGTAACTGTTGTAGCTTCTGTTGTTACAGTCGTAGTAACTGTTGTTGTTTCTTCAGGTGTTGTTACTGTTGTGGCAACTGTTGTTGCTTCAGGTGTAGTAACTGTTGTAGCTACTGTTGTTTCCTCAGGTGTCGTTACTGTTGTAGCCTCTGTTGTTGTTACAGTTGTAGTAACTGTTGTTGTAACTACAGGAGCAAGAGCATCTATCATTGTGATAACGCTGTCTGTTCTTCCCTTTACAACGCCGTTTTCAACAGTGAATGAGATCGATTCTGAGATCTCATATCCTTCCGGTGCCTGTGTTTCTGTAAGAACATAATCACCGTCCGGGATACCTGTAATAGTTGTTTCCTTAGCACCTGAAATGAATGAGATGCTGTCTGCGCTCTTGACAGTGTCAGTAGCGCCGCCGCTTACCTTAACTCCTGTAAGAGGTGTCTTATTGCCCTTAACTGTAAGTGTAAGCTTTGCACCCTTTATCTCTGTGCCGGCAACATCAGTCTTCTTTATAACCACTTCAGAATATTCATCCTTCATAACAACTGATGCTGCAGAAGGAATACCGTTTGTTACGGTAAATTCTGCTGATTCCGTAAGCTTGTAGCCGTCAGGAGCCTGTGTTTCCTCGATAATGTACTTACCGTCCGGAAGTCCCTTTATAACTGCAGTCTTACCAGCTTCGGAAGTCCATGAAACTGATGAACCTTCAGTCTTTATCTTAGTTGTTTCAGATGTTACTGATGTAAGATCCTTCTTGTCTGCAGATGTGATCTTAAGTTCTGCGCCTGGTATTTCCTTGCCTGTGATATCAGTCTTGCTTACAGCGATCTCTGAGAACTCGTCGAGCATGATAACTCTGTTGTTGTCAGTATCAACTCTTCCCTCGTTCGGCTTAGGAGCTGTTGCTGTATCGGCTGTGATAACACCGTCTGTGATGCTGAATCTGATCTTGCCTGTGAACTGTGTGAAACGGTCCGGAGCAACATTTTCAGCAAGTTCGTAGTCACCGTCAGGAAGTCCTTCGATCATTAACGCCTTGTTTCCTGAAGTCCATGTTACTGCTTTGTTTTCTGAACCTTCAACAAGCTTAAGACCTGTGTTGCCAGCAGCTGCCTTCTTAAGATCAGCAGCTTCATTCTTGGAGCCCTGCTTAAGTGTAAGAGTAAGTGTCGCACCCGGGATCTCTTCGCTCATTGCCATGTCCATCTTGCTTATCATGATCTTTGACTCAGTGTCAGTCATTACAACTGTATCTGCGTCTCCGACGAGTTCAGCATCCTTTACTGTAAACGAAACAGATTCTGTGCTGAGCGTATAACCGTCAGGTGAACGTGTCTCAGTAAGTTCATACTTACCATCCGGAAGTCCTGTAAGAAGTACAGGTGCCTTGCCTGAAGTAAATGATACTGAATTTTCTGTTTTTGTAAGCTTAACGTCACCGTCAGCCTGTACATTTTCAAGTGTTGCGCTGTTTGATTCCGGAGTTACGAGCTTAACTGTAAGAACAGCTCCCGGGATCTCTTCTGTTCCGTTGATATCTCTCTTGCTGATCTTCACTTCTGAAGGAGCATCCTTCATAACGATAAGGTTCTTGTCGATACCAACTGTTACGCCATCCTTAAGAGTGAACTTAATGCTGTCTGTTACCTTGAATCCGTCAGGTGCGATGCTCTCTTCAAGAGTGTAATCACCGTCAGGAAGTCCCTTGAGTACGAAAGGTGATTTGCCTGATACCCATGAAACTGCACTGCTAAGGATCTCAGCTTCCGCAGAAGCAGTTACCTTGCTTAAGTCATTCTTTTTATCTGAAGGAATGAGTCTGAGGTGTGCGCCCGGGATCTCATCCTTGCCTGTGATATCTGTTTTGCTGATTACAACTTCGCTCGGTACTTCCTCAGCATCGATCATAACGATCTTACCGTCAGGATAACCTGTAACTACGCCGTTTTCAACTGTGAATGTGATGGATTCTGCAATAGTGTATCCTTCAGGAGCCTGTGTTTCAGTGAGTTTGTACTTACCGTCAGGAAGTCCTGTAAGAACTGCCGTTTTATCTGCTTCTGATGTCCAGGATACTCCTGCAACATATGTTTCACCATCAGAACCATCGAATCCTTCAACTATTGTGTTTACGTATTTGAAAGGTGATACGTTAGCCTTTACTTTACTAAGGTCCTTTTTGTCAAGTGAAGTAAGTTCCAGCTTTGCTCCGGCAATCTCCTTGCCTGCTACTGACTGCTTGCTGATCTCAACTTCTGAAAGCGCATCACGCATTTCAACGAGGTTTTCAGCATTTTCCTTAACTACACCGTTTTCAACAACGAAGCTTATTGAATCGGTAATTGTGTAACCGTCCGGTGCTACGCTTTCTTCAAGTCTGTACTCACCGTCAGGAAGTCCCTTGAATTTTACAGGGGCATCAGCTGTTGTCCATACTGTTGCACGCTTTGAATCTTCTGAAAGTGTGATAGCACTGTTACCAGTCTTCTTTATCGCATCTTCAAGTGTTGTGTCAGTTGTCTTTGAAGCCTTTACAAGTGTAAGCATGAGCTTTGCACCCGGAACTTCATCAGCACCGCTTATTGCCTTCTTGCTGATCTCGATCTCAGACGGCTTGTCGAGCATTTCGACCTCTTTACCTGAAACGAGAACACCGTTTTCAACTTCAAAGCTGATGGTCTCATCACTTAATGTATATCCGTCAGGTGAAGTTGTTTCAGTAAGTGTGTACTTACCGTCAGGAAGTCCTGTAAGAACTGCTGCTGTCTTGCCTGAAGTAAATACTACCTTTGTTTCAGAAGAAACAGCATCTACAGCACCGCCGCCGACTTTGATATCCTTAAGACCTGCGCCTTTTTCAGCAGCTTCCTTAAGTTCAATCGTGAGCTTAGCACCCGGAAGTTCTTCAGTTCCGTTGATAGCCTTCTTGCTTACTGTTACTTCAGAAAGCTCGTCGATCATTACGATCTTGTTTCCTGCCAGGTTCTTTACATTACCGTTTTCAATAGTGAACTGAATGCTGTCAGTTACCTGATATCTGTCAGGAACAACTGTTTCGGAAAGCTTATAATCGCCGTCCGGAAGTTCTGAAAGAATTGTCGGCTTTGTACCTGATGTCCACTTTACTGCTGTCTTGGCATCATTTGCAGCCTTTACAGTATCGTTTATCTGATCTTCAAGAGTTGCCTTTTCATTCTTTGCAGGCTTTATAAGTTCAAGTGTAAGTTCTGCGCCTGGGATCTCATCGCCAGTTACGTCAGACTTGCTTATTGTAACGGAAGAAGGTTTGTCAAGCATCTTTACGATGTTGCCGCCGACTGCATTTCCGTTTACTACTTCAAATTTTACTGATTCTTCATTAACAGTATATCCGTCAGGTGAAGTGATCTCAGTAAGAGTGTACTTACCGTCAGGAAGCTTTGTTAAAACTGTTTCTGTTTCTCCGGAAACGAATGTGATCTCCTTTGCTGAAACAGTTGGATTTCCGGAAGCAGCTTCGACCTTAACGCCGAGAAGATCTGTCTTTCCTTCATCCTGC from Ruminococcus sp. HUN007 includes:
- a CDS encoding SpaA isopeptide-forming pilin-related protein, whose translation is MFNVIEEIRNADKKKKRFLSALTAAFMSFTTLGSSLSVYADRADSISEIENVTGNAQKKAELLDVPDAEDKFLGMAGDFTIFVKDKFTIPQQSADIEGRVAAGGGIENERGTYDIGSKYTGKGATVITGGGNIEQILPTAANGAENRIFAVTSDTNINKDDYSQYLKNFYIVDDLIDFDAEFAKVEQLSSEIKGYEPTGELKEQWGAYSLIGKEDGVNVFNIPEGDWEAFSKSNFIQIYVPGKIMDQYVFINVPGSGDLDMPHYSLEFVQYEADSDGNPVLDEGGQIKVLDKLNVQQDSRKEDGSFTDNMLLCGHILYNVPDAENIKYTGSMQGSVLAPNANVSGELGGHVSGSTISKSAESFGIQAGSITFNPPKKVVKPVPEKPVSEITVSKKEITGGPEIPGAVLVITPKDKDADLSEVTSPNNSTEKAEKDKVTFTSGEKSTTIKNLPDGDYELTELTSPDGYTVNAETVPFTVKDGKVETPVEMIDAPSEVTISKVDVTNEKELPGAELTLTLEKSSKTPNIKLTDVKKSGDAKFELEDNDTTIKWVSTNTPAVFGKLPDGEYRLKEVSAPAGYQVTADVKFKIVDGVVESSVATVTSPEDSVVDSKTNFVVMKDKVEEVPPKPESKISVSKKAINGTEELPGAGLTIELVKPADEADSSLTEVTVSGGANDAVSGAKTVKFTSGKTPAEITGLPDGDYTLTETTSPDGYTVNNETIKFSIKDGKLTSGDEVTMLDKPSEISISKMEVNGSAEIPGAELTLTLVEAAHQPASLKAQVNDTVKAAAADNTAVKWTSGTKPVVLTGLPDGKYTLTETSAPDGYLVTESIDFEIENGLLKSDDKNVDAEGGKVVMRDEVSKIKISKRDINDTEELPGATLKITQDEGKTDLLGVKVEAASGNPTVSAKEITFVSGETETVLTKLPDGKYTLTEITSPDGYTVNEESVKFEVVNGNAVGGNIVKMLDKPSSVTISKSDVTGDEIPGAELTLELIKPAKNEKATLEDQINDTVKAANDAKTAVKWTSGTKPTILSELPDGDYKLSETVVPDRYQVTDSIQFTIENGNVKNLAGNKIVMIDELSEVTVSKKAINGTEELPGAKLTIELKEAAEKGAGLKDIKVGGGAVDAVSSETKVVFTSGKTAAVLTGLPDGKYTLTETTSPDGYTLSDETISFEVENGVLVSGKEVEMLDKPSEIEISKKAISGADEVPGAKLMLTLVKASKTTDTTLEDAIKKTGNSAITLSEDSKRATVWTTADAPVKFKGLPDGEYRLEESVAPDGYTITDSISFVVENGVVKENAENLVEMRDALSEVEISKQSVAGKEIAGAKLELTSLDKKDLSKVKANVSPFKYVNTIVEGFDGSDGETYVAGVSWTSEADKTAVLTGLPDGKYKLTETQAPEGYTIAESITFTVENGVVTGYPDGKIVMIDAEEVPSEVVISKTDITGKDEIPGAHLRLIPSDKKNDLSKVTASAEAEILSSAVSWVSGKSPFVLKGLPDGDYTLEESIAPDGFKVTDSIKFTLKDGVTVGIDKNLIVMKDAPSEVKISKRDINGTEEIPGAVLTVKLVTPESNSATLENVQADGDVKLTKTENSVSFTSGKAPVLLTGLPDGKYELTETRSPDGYTLSTESVSFTVKDAELVGDADTVVMTDTESKIMISKMDMAMSEEIPGATLTLTLKQGSKNEAADLKKAAAGNTGLKLVEGSENKAVTWTSGNKALMIEGLPDGDYELAENVAPDRFTQFTGKIRFSITDGVITADTATAPKPNEGRVDTDNNRVIMLDEFSEIAVSKTDITGKEIPGAELKITSADKKDLTSVTSETTKIKTEGSSVSWTSEAGKTAVIKGLPDGKYIIEETQAPDGYKLTESAEFTVTNGIPSAASVVMKDEYSEVVIKKTDVAGTEIKGAKLTLTVKGNKTPLTGVKVSGGATDTVKSADSISFISGAKETTITGIPDGDYVLTETQAPEGYEISESISFTVENGVVKGRTDSVITMIDALAPVVTTTVTTTVTTTEATTVTTPEETTVATTVTTPEATTVATTVTTPEETTTVTTTVTTEATTVTTTEATTTAATTTVTTTEATTPAVTAPDLIFTMGPANTGIPVTDVTLTETTVTTTEETTEATTEATTEETTEETTEETTEATTEATTEATTEETTEETTTLPETTPAETTSVTKLTAKSVSSTPSTGDGRSTAIAMIFMAGSALSMAFALKRKNK